Proteins found in one Zea mays cultivar B73 chromosome 1, Zm-B73-REFERENCE-NAM-5.0, whole genome shotgun sequence genomic segment:
- the LOC100273693 gene encoding Sucrose transport protein SUT3-like, translated as MAGDGMEVSASGGGGGNKQPQISLLGLFLACMVAGGVQYGWALQLSLLTPYVQTLGIPHALTSVMWLCGPIAGLLVQPCVGLYSDKCTSKLGRRRPFIFTGCIIICISVIVIGFSSDIGYALGDTTEDCNVYTGKRLHAALFFVMGFWLLDFSNNTVQGPARALMADLAGSHGPSTANAIFVSWMAIGNILGYSSGSTDKWHTWFPFLQTRACCEACANLKAAFLVSVVFLGLSTVVTMIFAREVPLDPAAAAKQDEAGESSGPFAVFKGMKNMPPGMPQVLIVTGLTWLSWFPFILFDTDWMGREMYHGRPDGSPEEVARFQEGVRQGAFGLLLNSVVLGASSFLIEPMCRKLTAKVVWVMSSFLVCVAMALVTVLSSWSLGDIGGNVQDAAAVDKGLKTTALAIFVFLGFPFAVLCSVPFAVTAQLAAAKGGGQGLCTGVLNISIVVPQMVIAIGSGPWDELFGKGNIPAFGLAAVFAFTAAVAGIIMLPKQPKTSFRSVSMGGGH; from the exons ATGGCTGGTGATGGCATGGAGGTATCTGCCAGCGGGGGTGGCGGCGGCAACAAGCAGCCGCAGATCAGCCTTTTGGGGCTGTTCCTCGCATGCATGGTCGCCGGCGGCGTGCAGTACGGATGGGCGCTGCAGCTCTCCCTTCTCACCCCCTACGTCCAG ACACTGGGGATTCCTCATGCTCTTACATCAGTCATGTGGCTCTGTGGACCTATTGCTGGCTTACTT GTACAACCCTGCGTCGGCCTCTATAGTGACAAATGCACTTCTAAGCTTGGGAGACGGAGGCCATTCATCTTTACAGGATGCATCATCATCTGTATATCT GTGATAGTCATCGGTTTCTCCTCAGACATCGGTTACGCTCTCGGTGACACGACGGAAGACTGCAA TGTTTACACGGGGAAGCGGCTGCACGCGGCCTTGTTCTTCGTGATGGGATTCTGGCTGCTGGACTTTTCCAACAACACGGTGCAGGGCCCCGCACGCGCGCTGATGGCGGACCTCGCAGGCAGCCACGGACCCAGCACGGCGAACGCCATCTTCGTGTCGTGGATGGCGATCGGGAACATCCTGGGCTACTCGTCGGGGTCCACCGACAAGTGGCACACCTGGTTCCCGTTCCTGCAGACGAGGGCATGCTGCGAGGCGTGCGCCAACCTCAAGGCCGCCTTCCTGGTGTCGGTGGTGTTCCTGGGCCTGTCCACGGTGGTGACCATGATCTTCGCCCGCGAGGTGCCGCTggacccggcggcggcggcgaagcAGGACGAGGCCGGGGAGTCGTCGGGCCCGTTCGCCGTTTTCAAGGGCATGAAGAACATGCCCCCCGGCATGCCGCAGGTGCTCATCGTCACGGGCCTCACCTGGCTCTCCTGGTTCCCCTTCATCCTCTTCGACACCGACTGGATGGGCCGCGAGATGTACCACGGCAGGCCCGACGGCAGCCCCGAGGAGGTGGCCAGGTTCCAGGAGGGCGTCCGGCAGGGCGCCTTCGGCCTGCTCCTCAACTCCGTCGTCCTCGGAGCCAGCTCCTTCCTCATCGAGCCCATGTGCCGCAAGCTCACCGCCAAGGTCGTGTGGGTCATGAGCAGCTTCCTCGTCTGCGTCGCCATGGCCTTGGTCACCGTCCTCAGCTCCTGGTCGCTCGGCGACATCGGGGGCAACGTGCAGGACGCCGCCGCCGTGGATAAGGGCCTCAAGACCACCGCGCTCGCCATCTTCGTCTTCCTCGGCTTCCCATTCGCGGTCCTATGCAGCGTTCCGTTCGCCGTGACGGCACAGCTGGCGGCGGCCAAGGGCGGCGGGCAGG GGCTGTGCACGGGGGTCCTCAACATCTCCATCGTGGTGCCACAGATGGTCATCGCCATTGGCTCTGGGCCGTGGGACGAGCTGTTCGGCAAGGGCAACATCCCGGCGTTCGGGCTCGCCGCCGTCTTCGCCTTCACCGCTGCCGTCGCAGGGATCATCATGCTGCCAAAGCAGCCCAAGACCAGCTTCCGGTCCGTCTCCATGGGAGGAGGGCACTGA